Proteins from a single region of Chryseobacterium sp. W4I1:
- a CDS encoding ACT domain-containing protein → MKSENKEYTITAYTEDYLGLIGRINAIFSRRRISIVNLNVGPSEMERVKKFVIIVRETEESVQKITRQMEKQVDVLEVHYHKNPCLTAVLHAS, encoded by the coding sequence TCAGAAAATAAAGAATATACCATCACGGCTTATACAGAAGATTATTTAGGTCTCATTGGCCGGATTAACGCTATTTTTTCAAGAAGACGAATTTCTATTGTCAATTTAAATGTAGGTCCGTCCGAAATGGAAAGAGTTAAAAAATTTGTGATCATCGTCAGAGAAACGGAAGAATCTGTGCAAAAGATCACCAGGCAGATGGAAAAACAGGTAGATGTCCTGGAAGTTCATTATCATAAAAATCCATGCCTCACCGCAGTATTGCATGCGAGCTGA